A single Micromonospora sp. CCTCC AA 2012012 DNA region contains:
- the mptB gene encoding polyprenol phosphomannose-dependent alpha 1,6 mannosyltransferase MptB, giving the protein MSGVPHHLSRWTGLAGSALLALAAWLGGALPHGDLRPTPVSIWQGPHGPLVVGAWLVGTGLMAWAWWSLRTGPPSTRWVLVTVALWLLPMLVIPPLGSRDVYAYACQGASWSGGINPYEQGVSALPCPWLDTISYIWRDTAAPYGPLFVVLAGAVVKLTGSLTGSIVLFRLLAVAGVALTAWSLPVLARRCGVPVERALWLALASPLVAVHLVGGAHNDALMVGLLTAGLAVVASRPGRPGPLLAAGVLLGLAAALKVTALVVVPFAALAAIVGPYRFRALLRDGWWVVAASVVTVVGITFAAGLDFGWVTGLEQGNLVIAWTSPPTAVGQTVGYVAALFGAHVDALPVTRAIGVLVLAVLLIWLWWRARHREPLWHAGLALAATVALAPLFHPWYWTWPLAVLAATARRTGWFSLVALVSSFLVLADGTGLPRFTKMPGAPLMTLLVIVVAVRLVRSARAAREPSPAD; this is encoded by the coding sequence ATGTCCGGCGTGCCTCACCACCTCTCGCGATGGACCGGCCTGGCGGGTTCGGCCCTGCTCGCCCTGGCCGCCTGGCTCGGTGGCGCGCTGCCCCACGGCGACCTGCGCCCCACCCCGGTCAGCATCTGGCAGGGCCCGCACGGACCGCTGGTCGTCGGCGCCTGGCTGGTCGGCACCGGCCTGATGGCCTGGGCCTGGTGGTCGCTGCGCACCGGGCCGCCGTCGACCCGCTGGGTGCTGGTCACCGTCGCGCTCTGGCTGCTGCCGATGCTGGTCATTCCGCCCCTGGGCAGCCGGGACGTCTACGCGTACGCCTGCCAGGGCGCCAGCTGGTCCGGCGGGATCAACCCGTACGAGCAGGGTGTCTCCGCGCTGCCCTGCCCGTGGCTGGACACCATCTCCTACATCTGGCGGGACACCGCGGCGCCCTACGGACCGCTCTTCGTGGTGCTCGCCGGGGCGGTGGTGAAGCTGACCGGGTCGCTGACCGGCAGCATCGTGCTGTTCCGACTGCTGGCCGTGGCCGGCGTCGCGCTGACCGCGTGGTCCCTGCCGGTGCTGGCCCGCCGCTGCGGGGTGCCCGTCGAGCGGGCGCTCTGGCTGGCGCTGGCCTCGCCGCTGGTCGCCGTGCACCTCGTCGGCGGCGCACACAACGACGCGTTGATGGTCGGCCTGCTCACCGCCGGGCTGGCCGTGGTGGCGTCCCGCCCGGGCCGCCCCGGGCCGCTGCTGGCCGCCGGGGTGCTGCTCGGGCTGGCCGCCGCGCTCAAGGTGACCGCGCTGGTGGTGGTGCCGTTCGCGGCCCTGGCCGCGATCGTCGGGCCGTACCGGTTCCGGGCGCTGCTGCGCGACGGCTGGTGGGTGGTCGCCGCCTCGGTGGTCACCGTCGTCGGCATCACCTTCGCCGCCGGGCTGGACTTCGGCTGGGTCACCGGTCTGGAGCAGGGCAACCTGGTCATCGCCTGGACCTCACCGCCCACCGCGGTCGGCCAGACCGTCGGGTACGTGGCGGCGCTCTTCGGCGCGCACGTCGACGCGCTGCCGGTGACCCGGGCGATCGGCGTACTCGTGTTGGCGGTGCTGCTGATCTGGCTCTGGTGGCGGGCCCGGCACCGGGAACCGCTCTGGCACGCCGGCCTGGCGCTGGCCGCCACGGTGGCCCTGGCCCCGCTCTTCCACCCCTGGTACTGGACCTGGCCGCTGGCGGTGCTCGCCGCGACCGCCCGACGGACCGGCTGGTTCAGCCTGGTCGCGCTGGTCTCGTCGTTCCTGGTGCTGGCGGACGGCACCGGCCTGCCCCGGTTCACCAAGATGCCCGGCGCACCCCTGATGACGCTGTTGGTGATCGTGGTGGCCGTCCGGTTGGTACGGTCGGCCCGAGCGGCCCGCGAGCCGTCTCCCGCCGACTGA
- the mptB gene encoding polyprenol phosphomannose-dependent alpha 1,6 mannosyltransferase MptB → MTGPGAVPAVRARSVRYAGLLGAGLLAVAGWQGGALPDATGTTPVDIWRGPYGPLVIGCWLLGTSLLVGAWWALRHGAPSTRWAHRTAGLWLLPLLAAPPLGSRDVYSYACQGWTWAQGADPYRVGVAAAGCPWTDAVSPIWRDTPAPYGPFFVLLAGAAVLLGGGLVGTLVLLRVLAVAGVLLAALSVPGLARAAGVPARRAAWLTLACPLVGVHLVAGAHNDALLLGLLLLGLLVLVRSPGTPRALLLAGVLLGLAVLVKAVAVVVLPFAALVAVRGARPVGALLRAAGWLAGGVLVASLVTTLVTGLGPGWVGGLTHSGDSAQWTSPPTAVGFVVDYAGGLVGRRPDAVPVARLVALVLLAVLLVALWWRTWRASRGSAGPRVALTGAGLALAATVLLAPVFHPWYATWPLGVLAVATVAGTVRFVLPCAVVCFLTLPDGTNLARFTKAPGALAMTLLLVLLAVRAARLALARRAAPG, encoded by the coding sequence GTGACCGGTCCCGGCGCGGTGCCCGCCGTCCGGGCCCGGTCCGTCCGGTACGCCGGACTGCTCGGTGCCGGCCTGCTCGCCGTGGCCGGCTGGCAGGGCGGGGCGTTGCCCGACGCCACCGGCACCACCCCGGTCGACATCTGGCGGGGGCCGTACGGGCCGCTGGTCATCGGCTGCTGGCTGCTCGGCACGAGTCTGCTGGTGGGTGCCTGGTGGGCGCTGCGGCACGGCGCCCCGTCGACCCGCTGGGCCCACCGGACCGCCGGGCTCTGGCTGCTACCGCTGCTGGCCGCGCCGCCGCTGGGCAGCCGCGACGTCTACTCGTACGCCTGCCAGGGCTGGACCTGGGCGCAGGGTGCCGATCCCTACCGGGTGGGGGTCGCCGCGGCCGGGTGTCCCTGGACGGACGCCGTGTCGCCGATCTGGCGGGACACCCCGGCGCCGTACGGGCCGTTCTTCGTGCTGCTGGCCGGGGCGGCCGTGCTGCTCGGCGGCGGCCTGGTCGGGACGCTCGTGCTGCTGCGGGTGCTCGCGGTGGCCGGGGTGCTGCTCGCCGCGCTCAGCGTGCCGGGGCTGGCCCGGGCGGCCGGGGTGCCGGCCCGGCGGGCGGCCTGGCTGACGCTGGCCTGCCCGCTGGTCGGAGTGCACCTGGTGGCCGGCGCGCACAACGACGCGTTGCTGCTCGGCCTGCTCCTGCTCGGCCTCCTGGTGCTGGTCCGGTCGCCCGGTACGCCGCGCGCGCTGCTGCTGGCCGGGGTGCTGCTCGGCCTGGCCGTGCTGGTGAAGGCGGTCGCGGTGGTGGTGCTGCCGTTCGCGGCGCTGGTCGCCGTGCGGGGCGCGCGCCCGGTCGGCGCCCTGCTGCGCGCCGCCGGCTGGCTGGCCGGGGGAGTGCTGGTCGCGTCGCTGGTCACCACGCTGGTCACCGGCCTCGGGCCGGGCTGGGTGGGCGGGCTGACGCACAGCGGTGACTCCGCGCAGTGGACCTCCCCGCCGACCGCCGTCGGCTTCGTCGTCGACTACGCGGGCGGGCTGGTCGGCCGGCGACCGGACGCGGTGCCGGTGGCCCGCCTGGTGGCTCTCGTGCTGCTCGCGGTGTTGCTGGTGGCGCTCTGGTGGCGGACGTGGCGGGCGTCCCGCGGGTCGGCCGGTCCACGGGTAGCCCTGACCGGGGCGGGGCTCGCGCTCGCCGCCACCGTCCTGCTCGCCCCCGTCTTCCACCCCTGGTACGCCACCTGGCCCCTCGGGGTGCTCGCGGTGGCGACGGTGGCCGGGACGGTCCGGTTCGTGCTGCCCTGCGCGGTGGTCTGCTTCCTCACCCTCCCGGACGGCACCAACCTGGCCCGGTTCACCAAGGCCCCCGGGGCGCTCGCGATGACCCTGCTGCTGGTGCTGCTCGCGGTCCGGGCGGCGCGGCTGGCCCTGGCCCGCCGCGCCGCACCCGGCTGA
- a CDS encoding PadR family transcriptional regulator: protein MDTPLREPTYLILTALAAGPMHGYGLIGEVGTLSDGRVTLRPGTLYGALDRLVDAALVEVDREERVDGRLRRYYRLSPTGAATLTAETERLRRNVEAATARLRRRAATQPNALRLAGGAA, encoded by the coding sequence ATGGACACCCCGTTACGTGAACCCACGTACCTGATCCTCACCGCGCTGGCCGCCGGGCCCATGCACGGCTACGGCCTCATCGGCGAGGTCGGCACCCTCTCCGACGGCCGGGTGACGCTGCGCCCCGGCACCCTCTACGGCGCCCTGGACCGGCTCGTCGACGCCGCCCTGGTGGAGGTCGACCGGGAGGAGAGGGTGGACGGCCGACTGCGCCGCTACTACCGGCTCTCCCCCACCGGAGCCGCCACCCTCACCGCCGAGACGGAACGGCTGCGACGCAACGTCGAGGCGGCCACCGCCCGGCTGCGCCGCCGCGCCGCCACCCAGCCGAATGCCCTGCGCCTGGCGGGAGGAGCGGCATGA
- the glnA gene encoding type I glutamate--ammonia ligase — translation MFANPEELLRYLKNEDVKFVDVRFCDLPGVMQHFNLPVESFDDSVFNDGLAFDGSSIRGFQAIHESDMLLLPDVASAFIDPFRAQKTLALNFFIHDPFTREAYSRDPRNVAKKAEAYLAASGIADTAYFGAEAEFYIFDSIRHETSAHQSFYYIDSIEGAWNSGREEPGGNRGYKTAYKGGYFPVPPVDHYADLRDSMVRRLVDAGFTVERSHHEVGTAGQSEINYKFSTLLHSADQLQLFKYLIKNEAWVNGKTATFMPKPLFGDNGSGMHTHQSLWLNGEPLFYDETGYAGLSDTARWYIGGLLHHAPSLLAFTNPTVNSYRRLVPGYEAPVNLVYSQRNRSACTRIPVTGSNAKAKRVEFRVPDPSSNPYLAFSAMMMAGLDGIKNKIEPPAPIDKDLYDLPPEEWGDVKQVPGSLPEVLDALEADHDYLLDGGVFTPDLISTWVGWKRANEVDPVRLRPTPHEFAMYFDC, via the coding sequence GTGTTCGCCAATCCCGAGGAACTCCTGCGATACCTCAAGAACGAGGACGTGAAGTTCGTCGACGTACGGTTCTGTGACCTGCCCGGCGTGATGCAGCACTTCAACCTGCCGGTCGAGTCCTTCGACGACAGCGTCTTCAACGACGGCCTCGCGTTCGACGGTTCGTCGATCCGCGGCTTCCAGGCGATCCACGAGTCGGACATGCTCCTGCTCCCGGACGTCGCGAGCGCCTTCATCGACCCGTTCCGCGCCCAGAAGACCCTCGCGCTGAACTTCTTCATCCACGACCCGTTCACCCGTGAGGCCTACTCCCGGGACCCGCGGAACGTGGCCAAGAAGGCCGAGGCGTACCTGGCGGCGAGCGGCATCGCCGACACGGCGTACTTCGGCGCCGAGGCGGAGTTCTACATCTTCGACTCGATCCGCCACGAGACCTCCGCCCACCAGTCGTTCTACTACATCGACTCGATCGAGGGCGCCTGGAACTCGGGCCGTGAGGAGCCGGGCGGCAACCGCGGCTACAAGACCGCGTACAAGGGCGGCTACTTCCCGGTGCCGCCGGTGGACCACTACGCCGACCTGCGCGACAGCATGGTGCGTCGCCTGGTGGACGCCGGGTTCACCGTGGAGCGCTCGCACCACGAGGTGGGCACCGCCGGCCAGTCGGAGATCAACTACAAGTTCTCCACGCTGCTGCACTCGGCCGACCAGCTCCAGCTCTTCAAGTACCTGATCAAGAACGAGGCCTGGGTCAACGGCAAGACCGCGACCTTCATGCCGAAGCCGCTCTTCGGTGACAACGGCTCCGGCATGCACACCCACCAGAGCCTCTGGCTCAACGGCGAGCCGCTGTTCTACGACGAGACCGGCTACGCCGGCCTGTCGGACACCGCCCGCTGGTACATCGGTGGTCTGCTGCACCACGCGCCGTCGCTGCTGGCCTTCACCAACCCGACGGTCAACTCGTACCGCCGGCTGGTGCCGGGCTACGAGGCGCCGGTCAACCTGGTCTACTCGCAGCGCAACCGCTCCGCCTGCACCCGCATCCCGGTCACCGGCAGCAACGCCAAGGCCAAGCGGGTCGAGTTCCGGGTGCCGGACCCGTCCAGCAACCCGTACCTCGCCTTCTCGGCGATGATGATGGCCGGTCTGGACGGCATCAAGAACAAGATCGAGCCGCCGGCGCCGATCGACAAGGACCTGTACGACCTGCCGCCGGAGGAGTGGGGCGACGTCAAGCAGGTGCCGGGCTCCCTGCCCGAGGTGCTCGACGCCCTCGAGGCCGACCACGACTACCTGCTCGACGGCGGGGTGTTCACCCCGGACCTCATCTCCACCTGGGTGGGTTGGAAGCGGGCCAACGAGGTCGACCCGGTGCGCCTGCGCCCGACCCCGCACGAGTTCGCCATGTACTTCGACTGCTGA
- a CDS encoding RDD family protein: protein MTNPQHPAPPATDPAFTPPTLGRRFGALVIDWVLCLLVSNFFADPVRDGWAPVLVLVFEYGFFLGLFAQTPGMYITRLRCVAWSDGGRIGVIRGLLRGALLALVVPAVIMDENRRGLHDRLTGAVVTDARR from the coding sequence GTGACCAACCCGCAGCACCCCGCGCCGCCCGCCACGGACCCCGCGTTCACCCCGCCGACCCTCGGTCGCCGTTTCGGGGCGCTCGTCATCGACTGGGTGCTCTGCCTGCTGGTGTCCAACTTCTTCGCCGACCCGGTCCGCGACGGCTGGGCCCCGGTGCTGGTCCTCGTCTTCGAGTACGGCTTCTTCCTCGGCCTCTTCGCCCAGACGCCCGGCATGTACATCACCCGGCTGCGCTGCGTCGCCTGGTCCGACGGCGGCCGGATCGGCGTGATCCGCGGCCTGCTGCGCGGTGCCCTGCTGGCCCTGGTCGTTCCGGCCGTGATCATGGATGAGAACCGGCGCGGCCTGCACGACCGCCTGACCGGCGCAGTCGTCACCGACGCCCGGCGCTGA
- a CDS encoding TetR/AcrR family transcriptional regulator, which produces MAQSERTEAERIGRAEQKRRTRAALVAACRQLIRSGALVTMPAVAAGAGVSEATAYRHFPDLVSLANESLAGLWPEPAQALAPVAASADPVERTVFACEFLLRRVHAFQGSVRAVIAATIVRPGGASARPGFRFGLIDAALDPVLPVTGDPARARLTQLKQDLAAVLSAEAFFSLTDLVGLTPDDAIASLTRTARTVVVAGVRDLDRLAGGPAAR; this is translated from the coding sequence ATGGCGCAGTCGGAGCGGACCGAGGCCGAACGGATCGGCCGGGCCGAACAGAAGCGCCGGACCCGGGCGGCGCTGGTGGCCGCCTGCCGTCAACTGATCCGTTCCGGCGCCCTGGTGACGATGCCGGCCGTCGCGGCCGGAGCCGGGGTCTCCGAGGCCACCGCCTACCGGCACTTCCCCGACCTGGTCTCCCTGGCGAACGAGTCGCTGGCCGGCCTCTGGCCCGAACCGGCGCAGGCGCTGGCCCCGGTGGCGGCCTCGGCGGACCCGGTGGAGCGGACGGTCTTCGCCTGCGAGTTCCTGCTCCGCCGGGTACACGCCTTCCAGGGTTCGGTCCGCGCCGTCATCGCCGCCACGATCGTCCGGCCCGGCGGCGCCTCCGCCCGGCCCGGGTTCCGGTTCGGGCTGATCGACGCCGCGCTCGATCCGGTGCTGCCCGTGACCGGCGATCCGGCGCGCGCCCGACTGACGCAGCTCAAACAGGACCTGGCCGCGGTGCTGAGCGCCGAGGCGTTCTTCTCCCTGACCGACCTGGTCGGCCTGACACCGGACGACGCGATCGCCAGTCTGACCCGGACCGCCCGGACGGTCGTCGTGGCCGGGGTGCGCGACCTCGACCGGCTGGCGGGCGGCCCGGCGGCCCGGTGA
- a CDS encoding alpha/beta fold hydrolase, producing the protein MTTHHVPLPGMEPVELTVDEYGTGAAPFLLLHGGAGPQSVTGFAALLAERHPARVLVPTHPGFGGTTRPEQLTGVTDLAALYVGLIEQADLHDVTVVGSSLGGWVAAEIALRASSRVGRVVLLDAVGIEVPGHPVADFFALTMDEVFRLSYHDPAPFRFDPTTLPPAAQAVAAGNRAALAVYGGRAMTDPTLAGRLADVSVPTLVLWGDSDRIVDVDYGRAYAAAIPTARFELLSRTGHLPQLETPEQTLRALLDDVTATVPAG; encoded by the coding sequence ATGACCACCCACCACGTACCCCTGCCCGGGATGGAACCGGTCGAGCTGACCGTCGACGAGTACGGCACCGGCGCGGCCCCCTTCCTGCTCCTGCACGGCGGAGCGGGCCCCCAGTCGGTGACCGGGTTCGCCGCGCTGCTCGCCGAGCGCCACCCGGCCCGGGTGCTCGTGCCGACCCACCCCGGCTTCGGCGGCACCACCCGCCCCGAGCAGCTCACCGGCGTCACCGACCTGGCCGCCCTGTACGTCGGCCTGATCGAGCAGGCCGACCTGCACGACGTCACCGTCGTCGGCAGCTCGCTCGGCGGGTGGGTCGCCGCCGAAATCGCCCTGCGCGCGTCATCCCGGGTCGGCCGGGTCGTCCTCCTCGACGCCGTCGGGATCGAGGTCCCCGGACACCCCGTGGCCGACTTCTTCGCGCTCACCATGGACGAGGTCTTCCGCCTGTCGTACCACGACCCCGCGCCGTTCCGGTTCGACCCGACCACGCTGCCGCCCGCGGCGCAGGCCGTCGCCGCCGGCAACCGGGCCGCCCTCGCCGTCTACGGCGGCCGGGCGATGACCGACCCGACCCTCGCCGGCCGCCTCGCCGACGTCTCCGTCCCGACGCTCGTGCTCTGGGGCGACAGCGACCGGATCGTCGACGTCGACTACGGGCGCGCCTACGCCGCTGCCATCCCCACCGCCCGGTTCGAGCTGCTCAGCCGGACCGGGCACCTGCCCCAGCTGGAGACCCCCGAACAGACCCTGCGCGCCCTGCTGGACGACGTCACCGCCACGGTGCCGGCCGGGTGA
- a CDS encoding DUF4191 domain-containing protein → MAKPQEKVSFGQRLKQIGMVFQFTAKQDRWFAPLTAAAVLIPLALTVVAVILWGWIWLPIGILLTLLAVLIVLNLRSNKAMMNAAEGQPGAAAQIMESMRGDWRVTPAVSSTTQMDMVHLVIGRPGVILLAEGNPQRVRGLLGQEKRRLAKVIGSAPLHDYVIGQGEGELPIRKLRMTLMRMPRTLSPKDVNALDKRLKALTARPQMPKGAIPKNMRPARGAFRQSRGR, encoded by the coding sequence ATGGCAAAGCCCCAGGAGAAGGTCTCGTTCGGCCAGCGGCTGAAGCAGATCGGGATGGTGTTCCAGTTCACCGCCAAGCAGGACCGGTGGTTCGCGCCGCTGACCGCGGCCGCGGTGCTGATCCCGCTCGCGCTCACCGTGGTCGCGGTGATCCTCTGGGGCTGGATCTGGCTGCCGATCGGCATCCTGTTGACCCTGCTCGCGGTGCTGATCGTGCTCAACCTGCGGTCCAACAAGGCGATGATGAACGCCGCCGAGGGGCAGCCGGGCGCGGCGGCGCAGATCATGGAGAGCATGCGCGGCGACTGGCGGGTCACCCCGGCGGTCAGCTCCACCACCCAGATGGACATGGTGCACCTGGTCATCGGCCGGCCGGGCGTGATCCTGCTGGCGGAGGGGAACCCGCAGCGGGTCCGGGGCCTGCTCGGCCAGGAGAAGCGGCGGCTGGCCAAGGTGATCGGCTCGGCCCCGCTGCACGACTACGTGATCGGCCAGGGCGAGGGCGAGCTGCCGATCCGCAAGCTGCGGATGACCCTGATGCGGATGCCGCGCACGCTGAGCCCGAAGGACGTCAACGCCCTCGACAAGCGGCTCAAGGCGCTCACCGCCCGCCCGCAGATGCCCAAGGGCGCGATCCCCAAGAACATGCGGCCCGCGCGGGGCGCGTTCCGCCAGTCGCGGGGTCGCTGA
- a CDS encoding helix-turn-helix transcriptional regulator has product MLDPVTVRASTVLVGRQDELSALRDALTRARAGEPTTVLVGGEAGVGKTRLLEEFGVLARDAGARLLIGQCLELGEAGLPFAPFAAALREVLRRDGPGVFAGYEAEFARLLPELARVPAGVAAPTGLPVSDTPRGYLFDLVAELFQRIADGQPLVLVIEDLHWADRSTRDLIGFLVRAARTTRLLLVCTYRTDELHRGHPLRPFLAELDRARGVERVELGRLDRDGTAAILADLLGGEPAPRAVDDVHERTQGNPLFIEELAATGSPVGCAALPETLRDLLLARVDRLPEPAQRVLRIAAAGGTRFAHQLLAEVAGLPEYELEDALRAAVAAQLVVADPDGDYEFRHALVREAVHDELLPGEHARLHARFAAAIEAQPHLVAAGRAPAEIAHHWYAAHDHPRALVAARAAACAAADRYAYAEQSRLLERVLELWELVPDAADRLGMDHLRVLEETLDAATTAGDYSRAVTLTRAALDEVDTGAEPLRAARLLDRRGQLLGVLGKSDGGAELREAYRLAAGVPDGPERLRLLADVAAHLAKIDPEQAAAMAAEAMAAAEALGADVGLLPTRIALLGRTDKAPDLGLVELRRAETRARATGNAPALVSALVHLSDVLYELGRYAESEEAAAAGVTEARRVGISRSTGAYLLSNRAEALIALGRWDEADASCAEAARIDPPGVSGLHWLQLRAGLRLARAHPAADELVSRALAFLARPYLWPNHRLPLHELRVEAALATDDKAEAVRAAHAALADDRLPGLPREGWPVLSAVARTAASTGDAELAGVVSAVAAALPARYPAERAHAAQVTAILAGLGLAPGAAPTLGAGAGLGLGAGAGLGLGAGAGLGLAPGAAPGLGAAGVDDGRTGAVLAAWRAAVEAWRADGQPYPLGRALLGLAEAAATAGERDTVAAAVREAGEIATRLGATPLGEQVATLARRVGLRGGGRPGADLLTSREQEVLRLVAEGHSNSRIAAQLFISPKTASVHVSRIIAKLDVSNRVEAAALAHRLGLLDSDTPAVPRPR; this is encoded by the coding sequence ATGCTCGACCCCGTGACCGTACGCGCCAGCACCGTCCTCGTGGGCCGTCAGGACGAGCTGTCAGCCCTGCGTGACGCGCTCACCCGGGCCCGCGCCGGGGAGCCCACCACCGTCCTGGTCGGTGGCGAGGCCGGGGTCGGCAAGACCCGGCTGCTGGAGGAGTTCGGTGTGCTGGCCCGCGACGCCGGGGCCCGACTGCTGATCGGCCAGTGCCTGGAGCTGGGCGAGGCCGGGCTGCCGTTCGCGCCCTTCGCCGCCGCGCTGCGCGAGGTGCTGCGCCGCGACGGGCCGGGCGTCTTCGCGGGCTACGAGGCGGAGTTCGCCCGCCTCCTGCCGGAGCTGGCCCGGGTGCCGGCCGGGGTCGCCGCGCCCACCGGGCTGCCGGTCTCGGACACCCCGCGCGGTTACCTGTTCGACCTGGTCGCCGAGCTGTTCCAGCGGATCGCCGACGGGCAGCCGCTGGTGCTGGTGATCGAGGACCTGCACTGGGCCGACCGCTCCACCCGGGACCTGATCGGCTTCCTGGTGCGCGCCGCGCGCACCACCCGGCTCCTGCTGGTCTGCACCTACCGCACCGACGAGCTGCACCGCGGCCACCCGCTGCGGCCCTTCCTCGCCGAGCTGGACCGGGCCCGGGGCGTCGAACGCGTCGAGCTGGGCCGGCTCGACCGCGACGGCACCGCCGCGATCCTGGCCGACCTGCTCGGCGGCGAACCCGCGCCCCGCGCCGTCGACGACGTGCACGAGCGCACCCAGGGCAATCCGCTCTTCATCGAGGAACTGGCCGCCACGGGCAGCCCCGTCGGCTGCGCGGCGCTCCCGGAGACCCTGCGCGACCTGCTGCTCGCCCGGGTCGACCGCCTGCCCGAGCCGGCCCAGCGGGTGCTGCGGATCGCCGCCGCCGGGGGCACCCGCTTCGCCCACCAACTCCTCGCCGAGGTGGCCGGCCTGCCCGAGTACGAGCTGGAGGACGCGCTGCGCGCCGCCGTCGCCGCCCAGCTCGTCGTCGCCGACCCGGACGGGGACTACGAGTTCCGGCACGCGCTGGTCCGCGAGGCCGTCCACGACGAGCTGCTGCCCGGCGAACACGCCCGGCTGCACGCCCGCTTCGCCGCCGCCATCGAGGCCCAGCCGCACCTCGTCGCCGCCGGGCGCGCGCCCGCCGAGATCGCCCACCACTGGTACGCCGCGCACGACCACCCCCGCGCCCTGGTCGCCGCCCGCGCCGCGGCCTGCGCCGCCGCCGACCGCTACGCGTACGCGGAGCAGAGCCGCCTGCTGGAGCGGGTGCTGGAGCTGTGGGAACTGGTGCCCGACGCGGCCGACCGGCTCGGCATGGACCACCTGCGGGTGCTGGAGGAGACCCTCGACGCGGCCACCACCGCCGGTGACTACAGCCGGGCGGTCACCCTGACCAGGGCGGCGCTCGACGAGGTGGACACCGGGGCGGAGCCACTGCGCGCCGCCCGGCTGCTGGACCGGCGGGGACAGCTGCTGGGCGTGCTCGGCAAGAGCGACGGCGGGGCGGAGCTGCGCGAGGCGTACCGGCTGGCGGCCGGGGTGCCGGACGGGCCCGAAAGGTTGCGGCTGCTCGCCGACGTGGCCGCCCACCTCGCGAAGATCGACCCGGAGCAGGCCGCCGCGATGGCCGCCGAGGCGATGGCCGCCGCCGAGGCGCTCGGCGCGGACGTGGGGCTGCTGCCCACCCGGATCGCCCTGCTCGGCCGGACCGACAAGGCCCCCGACCTGGGGCTGGTCGAGCTGCGCCGGGCGGAGACCCGGGCCCGCGCGACCGGCAACGCCCCGGCACTGGTGAGCGCCCTCGTCCACCTCTCCGACGTGCTCTACGAGCTGGGCCGGTACGCCGAGTCCGAGGAGGCGGCGGCAGCCGGCGTGACCGAGGCGCGCCGGGTCGGGATCAGCCGCTCCACCGGGGCGTACCTGCTGTCGAACCGGGCCGAGGCGCTGATCGCCCTGGGCCGCTGGGACGAGGCCGACGCGTCCTGCGCCGAGGCCGCCCGGATCGACCCACCCGGCGTCTCCGGGCTGCACTGGCTCCAGCTGCGCGCCGGACTACGGCTGGCGCGGGCCCACCCGGCCGCCGACGAGCTGGTCAGCCGTGCGCTGGCCTTCCTGGCCCGCCCCTACCTCTGGCCCAACCACCGGCTTCCCCTGCACGAACTGCGCGTCGAGGCCGCCCTCGCCACCGACGACAAGGCCGAGGCGGTACGCGCCGCGCACGCCGCGCTGGCCGACGACCGGCTGCCCGGGCTGCCCCGCGAGGGCTGGCCGGTGCTCAGCGCGGTCGCCCGTACCGCCGCGTCGACCGGCGACGCCGAGCTGGCCGGTGTGGTGTCGGCGGTGGCCGCCGCCCTGCCGGCCCGCTATCCGGCGGAACGGGCCCACGCCGCACAGGTCACCGCGATCCTGGCCGGCCTCGGTCTCGCCCCCGGTGCCGCCCCCACTCTCGGCGCCGGCGCCGGCCTCGGTCTCGGCGCGGGTGCCGGCCTCGGTCTCGGTGCCGGTGCCGGCCTCGGTCTCGCCCCCGGTGCCGCCCCCGGTCTCGGTGCCGCCGGCGTCGACGACGGCCGGACCGGCGCGGTGCTGGCGGCCTGGCGGGCGGCGGTGGAGGCGTGGCGGGCGGACGGGCAGCCGTACCCGCTGGGCCGGGCGCTGCTCGGGCTGGCCGAGGCGGCGGCCACGGCGGGCGAGCGGGACACCGTCGCCGCCGCGGTCCGCGAGGCCGGGGAGATCGCCACCCGGCTCGGCGCCACCCCGCTGGGCGAGCAGGTCGCCACCCTGGCCCGCCGGGTCGGGCTGCGCGGCGGTGGACGTCCCGGAGCCGACCTGCTGACCAGCCGGGAGCAGGAGGTGCTGCGGCTGGTCGCCGAGGGGCACAGCAACAGCCGGATCGCCGCCCAGCTGTTCATCTCGCCGAAGACGGCCAGCGTGCACGTCTCCCGGATCATCGCCAAGCTGGACGTGAGCAACCGGGTCGAGGCCGCCGCCCTCGCCCACCGCCTCGGCCTCCTCGACAGCGACACCCCCGCCGTCCCCCGCCCCCGCTGA